The Chitinophaga niabensis genomic interval AGATAACCTTAATAATGCTTCACATAGGCTTGACATAGGCTCAAGATACAGTACTCCTTAATACATTCAATAAGGAAGGGGTCAGTTTCCCAAAGATAGACACCCCGGCGGCCCCATTCTCCAGGGCCAGCTTAATACCCTGGCGGACCTGTTCATCATCCCCCTTAAAATCCGGGAGGTACAGTCCTGCGTAGAGCGGAAAACTCCCACGTAAGGCCTTCACACCCTCCGATACCGCATCACCTATCCATTGCACACTTTCCCGGTAGAAACCATGATAGATCATGGGACAAACGGCATCCAAAGGCCAGTTCACCCAATCCTGCCGAACAATACGTTTTGCGATCTCCGGTGTGGGAAATACGGCTGCCGTAATGGGCTTTTTATGCTGATGCGCTACGGCGGACATGTTGCGGACCACATTGGTGATACTGTCGTATCGGAACTTACGCCAGGAAGGGCTTTGATCAGGATATTCTATTTCTAAAGGATCTATGCCATAGGCGGTTTTATATTTACTGCGGCAGGTTTCGCAATAGCAGAAATCGTATTCCGGCAACTCACGCGACTGGTCAATTTTATAGTTCTCCCAGAGGTTCACCGGCAGTATTACATCTACAAAACGGATATAATCAAGATGAAGGCCATCTACATAGTCTTTTGACAAGATCTCTTCCGCCTGTTTCTTCAAATGTTCCACCACCCCTTCCTTATTCGGGCAAAGGAAACGATAGTACCCAACATAGGGCGGATGTGTAGCACAGGACTCCCCTTTCCTGTTCTGCGAATACCATTCCGGATGGTTTGCCAGCAGGTCCTTATCACCTCTGTTCATGGTCCAGAACCAGCGATGGGCAGCAATGCCGGCTTCTTTAGCGGTTTTGAAATGCAGGGGACTGTCTTCTTCAAAATAGATCACACCAATCCCTGCCTGTTTATATTCCTGGTAGCGCTGTTTCAATTCAGCAGCAGTGTCCTTATGATCGGGGTTGATCCATACCCTGTGCTGCACCTTTTTAGGTGGAACAGGAACCGATGAGATCAGCGTGGCAGGTTGAATGAATGCGAGGCTTCCCAGCCCCAGCGATTTCATGAAGTCGCGTTTATTCATGGCGAGATGTGATTTTTCCTTCCTGGTTAATAATGATAATGTAACCGGCTTCCCGGATGGATGCCGAAAATTGTAAAGTAGTGCCTTCTATAACGGCGGCGGAATTGATGCCTAATGCCTCCGTATTTTTTGCATACGATCTATGTTGTTCCCAATATTGCTTCTGGCGGTAATAGATATCCCATAGCTCATTCACTGCTGCAGTTGTTACTGGTTCTTTGAAAACACCGGGGCGCTGCACGCTGAATTGAAGATACCCCCAGCGCTCAGGTGCATGCATATTGATCATGCCCTGTGGGGACCATACCCAATTATATTCAGGTGTATGGGGCCGTTTAACATACTGCCCTTCCACAATATCCATTTGCCATTGCACTCGGGAGAAGTTGATCCGCCAGGTACTGCCATCCTGTACCGGGGAGCGGCGGCCATAGAAAGCCAGTGCCCTGAAAGGGATGGCCATTTCCACTGTCCAGGAGGTATCCTTGTCTGCCGGGTTATTCAAGGTACCATTGAACCGTACTGCTGTTCGCAGCCCTTTTGCATCCCAGTTGATCATAGCCTGCCCGCCGTTGCGGTAGGGTTTTACCATGAACAGGTCCATTACCGTATTGAGGGCGTTGATCTCTATCTCGTAATATTGATGGGTGTCCCCGTCCGGGTCAATGAACACTTCAAAGTCGTTGTCATGGAAGATGATGGTATCTCTTTGACGGAGGGTGGCCCGGATATGTGGTTCTTCCAGTTCTGCCAGTATATAGAGGCAGGTATCATCCCATTGCATTTTCACGCGGGTACGGTAGAGCGGATTGGGTTTGGCGGTGCCTTCTATATCCAGGAAATCTTCTGTCCAGGGGATGTTTTGCCAGTCTAAAGTTGTGCCGGTCGTGCGGTAACAGATGTAATGACGGGGAGCCTGCGCGCTCACACTTAAAACACCTGCCAGCAACACGATCAATATTAAACAAAA includes:
- a CDS encoding glycoside hydrolase family 10 protein, with protein sequence MNKRDFMKSLGLGSLAFIQPATLISSVPVPPKKVQHRVWINPDHKDTAAELKQRYQEYKQAGIGVIYFEEDSPLHFKTAKEAGIAAHRWFWTMNRGDKDLLANHPEWYSQNRKGESCATHPPYVGYYRFLCPNKEGVVEHLKKQAEEILSKDYVDGLHLDYIRFVDVILPVNLWENYKIDQSRELPEYDFCYCETCRSKYKTAYGIDPLEIEYPDQSPSWRKFRYDSITNVVRNMSAVAHQHKKPITAAVFPTPEIAKRIVRQDWVNWPLDAVCPMIYHGFYRESVQWIGDAVSEGVKALRGSFPLYAGLYLPDFKGDDEQVRQGIKLALENGAAGVSIFGKLTPSLLNVLRSTVS
- a CDS encoding carbohydrate-binding family 9-like protein, with the protein product MHRFCLILIVLLAGVLSVSAQAPRHYICYRTTGTTLDWQNIPWTEDFLDIEGTAKPNPLYRTRVKMQWDDTCLYILAELEEPHIRATLRQRDTIIFHDNDFEVFIDPDGDTHQYYEIEINALNTVMDLFMVKPYRNGGQAMINWDAKGLRTAVRFNGTLNNPADKDTSWTVEMAIPFRALAFYGRRSPVQDGSTWRINFSRVQWQMDIVEGQYVKRPHTPEYNWVWSPQGMINMHAPERWGYLQFSVQRPGVFKEPVTTAAVNELWDIYYRQKQYWEQHRSYAKNTEALGINSAAVIEGTTLQFSASIREAGYIIIINQEGKITSRHE